From a single Miscanthus floridulus cultivar M001 chromosome 8, ASM1932011v1, whole genome shotgun sequence genomic region:
- the LOC136475899 gene encoding probable protein phosphatase 2C 11: MGVYLSTPKTDKLSENGENDRLKFGLSSMQGWRATMEDAHSALLDLDNETAFFGVFDGHGGRVVAKFCAKYLHGQVLKSEAYSAGDLGAAVHRAFFRMDEMMRGQRGWRELSALGDKINKFSGMIEGLIWSPRGSDSNSQQDDWASEEGPHSDFAGPTCGSTACVALIRNSQLVVANAGDSRCVISRGGKAYNLSRDHKPELAVERERIMKAGGFIHMGRVNGSLNLSRAIGDVELKQNKFVPPEKQIVTANPDINVVELCDDDDFVVVACDGIWDCMSSQQLVDFIHERINMESSLSAVCERVLDRCLAPSTIAGDGCDNMTMILVQFKKPVYRNKKAEVAGQSANNADEVKSRVAEE, from the exons ATGGGGGTTTACCTCAGCACTCCAAAAACTGATAAGCTATCTGAAAATGGAGAAAATGATAGACTTAAGTTTGGTCTTTCATCTATGCAAGGATGGCGAGCAACCATGGAAGATGCT CATTCAGCATTGCTAGATCTTGATAACGAGACAGCATTCTTTGGTGTTTTTGATGGTCATGGAG GAAGAGTGGTTGCCAAATTCTGTGCAAAATATCTGCATGGTCAAGTTCTCAAAAGTGAAGCCTATTCAGCTGGTGACCTAGGAGCTGCTGTCCATAGAGCTTTCTTCAG AATGGATGAAATGATGCGAGGACAGAGAGGTTGGCGAGAACTATCTGCACTTGGAgacaaaataaacaagtttaGTGGTATGATAGAAGGATTGATTTGGTCTCCAAGGGGCAGTGATTCAAATAGTCAACAAGATGATTGGGCTTCAGAGGAG GGACCTCACTCCGACTTTGCTGGGCCTACATGTGGGAGTACTGCATGTGTAGCACTAATAAGAAACTCCCAACTTGTTGTGGCAAATGCTGGTGATTCCCGATGTGTTATTTCAAGGGGTGGAAAG GCATACAATCTATCAAGGGACCACAAACCAGAGCTTGCGGTTgagagagaaaggataatgaAAGCAGGGGGGTTCATCCATATGGGACGAGTAAATGGAAGTTTAAACTTGTCAAGAGCAATTG GAGATGTGGAATTGAAACAGAACAAATTCGTGCCTCCCGAGAAGCAAATTGTGACAGCCAATCCTGATATTAACGTT GTGGAGCTCTGCGATGATGATGACTTTGTTGTTGTAGCATGTGATGGCATTTG GGACTGCATGTCAAGCCAACAGTTGGTGGATTTCATCCATGAGCGTATAAACATG GAGAGCAGTCTATCTGCCGTGTGTGAAAGAGTGCTGGACAGATGCCTGGCTCCATCAACGATCGCTGGAGATGGGTGCGATAACATGACCATGATCCTGGTGCAGTTCAAAAAACCAGTCTATCGGAACAAAAAGGCCGAAGTAGCAGGGCAATCTGCCAACAATGCAGATGAAGTCAAGAGTCG TGTTGCTGAGGAGTGA
- the LOC136471278 gene encoding nucleoid-associated protein At2g24020, chloroplastic-like: MAPSAALAPVAFRSAFSTPPASNPTRNRINIEGAFCLPCSTRKRASYRPFRVYSLFGGKKDKDENGDEAPSKAGIFGNMQNLYETVKKAQMVVQVEAVRVQKELAATEIDGYCEGELIKVTLSGNQQPIRVEITEAAMELGAEKLSELVNDAYKDAHQRSVQAMKERMADLAQSLGMPAGLGDGLK; this comes from the exons ATGGCTCCCTCGGCAGCTCTCGCTCCGGTGGCCTTCCGCTCCGCCTTCTCGACGCCGCCCGCGTCGAACCCTACCC GTAATAGAATAAACATAGAAGGTGCTTTCTGTTTGCCGTGTTCCACAAGGAAGAGAGCTAGTTATAGACCTTTCCGAGTGTACAGTTTATTTGGAGGGAAGAAGGATAAAGATGAGAACGGTGATGAGGCGCCATCAAAA GCAGGAATTTTTGGTAATATGCAAAATCTATATGAAACTGTTAAGAAGGCCCAAATGGTTGTCCAAGTTGAGGCTGTCCGGGTGCAGAAGGAGCTTGCAGC GACTGAGATTGATGGTTATTGTGAAGGTGAACTAATCAAG GTTACACTTTCTGGAAACCAGCAACCTATTAGAGTTGAAATCACGGAAGCTGCAATGGAGTTGGGTGCTGAA AAACTTTCCGAGTTGGTCAACGACGCTTACAAGGATGCACATCAACGGAGTGTCCAG GCCATGAAAGAGAGGATGGCTGACTTGGCACAGAGCTTAGGAATGCCTGCGGGCCTTGGCGATGGTCTCAAGTGA